From a region of the Acinetobacter larvae genome:
- the secA gene encoding preprotein translocase subunit SecA, with the protein MLAGLIGGIFGTKNERELKRMRKIVEKINALEPTVSTLSDADLSAKTEEFKQRYQQGENLAKLLPEAFAVCREASKRVMGMRHYDVQLIGGITLHEGKIAEMRTGEGKTLMATLAVYLNAISGLGVHVITVNDYLAQRDAELNRPLYEFLGLTVGVIYSMQSPIEKAEAYRADITYGTNNEFGFDYLRDNMVFSMAEKKQRGLIYAIIDEVDSILIDEARTPLIISGQSEDSSQLYLAINSIPPKLHPQKEEKVADGGHFWIDEKQRSVEMTEVGYETVEQELIQMGLLAEGESLYSAANLNLVHHVSAAIRAHFLYQRNVHYIVHEGEVIIVDENTGRTMPGRRWSEGLHQAVEAKEALEVQPENQTLATTTFQNYFRLYRKLSGMTGTADTEAAEMKEIYGLDVVLIPTHRPMVRQDLNDLIYLNRNGKYNAIIQEIQKIHEQGVAPILIGTATIEASEILSEKLKAAGIHHEVLNAKQHEREADIIAQAGSPMAVTIATNMAGRGTDILLGGNWKAKLAKLENPTAADEESLKAEWEKNNEMVLSSGGLHIIGSERHESRRIDNQLRGRAGRQGDPGVSRFFLSLEDDLMRIFAGDRVIAMMRAMGLQEDEAIEHKMVSRSIENAQRKVEARNFDIRKNLLKYDDVNNEQRKIIYSQRDEILEEASLQDYLEEMHREVIQGFIANFIPPESIHDQWDIAGLENALRSDFSIDLPIADWLEQDRRLDEEALIQRISDEVVERYRSRREQMGVDTACTLERHYMLGALDRHWKEHLAAMDHLRQGIHLRGYAQKNPEQEYKREAFNLFVNMLGAIKSEVVMDLSSLHVPTAEELAEMEAQQQAQQQALAEQMQLSTYAQQEPAESTDTESVQAVQFAAPASRNAPCPCGSGLKYKQCHGKI; encoded by the coding sequence ATGTTGGCAGGTCTGATCGGAGGCATCTTCGGAACGAAAAATGAGCGCGAACTGAAGCGAATGCGAAAAATTGTTGAGAAAATCAATGCGCTCGAGCCGACGGTATCTACATTAAGCGATGCAGACTTATCTGCAAAAACTGAAGAATTCAAACAACGTTATCAGCAAGGTGAAAACCTTGCTAAATTATTGCCAGAAGCATTTGCGGTATGTCGTGAAGCTTCAAAACGGGTAATGGGCATGCGTCACTATGACGTACAGTTGATCGGTGGGATTACCTTACATGAAGGTAAAATTGCCGAGATGCGTACGGGTGAAGGTAAGACCCTGATGGCGACTTTAGCGGTTTATCTGAATGCAATCAGCGGTCTTGGCGTACATGTTATTACCGTCAATGATTATTTGGCACAGCGTGATGCTGAATTAAACCGTCCTCTGTATGAGTTTTTAGGGCTGACAGTTGGGGTGATTTATTCAATGCAATCCCCGATTGAAAAAGCTGAGGCATATCGTGCCGATATCACCTATGGGACCAATAACGAATTTGGTTTTGACTATCTGCGCGATAACATGGTTTTCTCCATGGCGGAGAAGAAACAGCGCGGCTTGATATATGCCATTATCGATGAGGTCGACTCGATTTTAATCGATGAAGCGCGTACCCCATTGATTATTTCTGGTCAAAGTGAAGACTCTTCACAGCTCTACTTGGCCATCAATAGTATTCCGCCTAAATTACATCCGCAAAAAGAAGAAAAAGTTGCAGATGGCGGTCACTTCTGGATTGATGAAAAACAACGCAGTGTTGAAATGACCGAAGTTGGTTATGAAACAGTAGAACAAGAATTGATCCAAATGGGTCTGTTGGCAGAAGGTGAGAGTCTATATTCTGCCGCCAATCTTAATTTGGTCCATCATGTCAGTGCAGCCATTCGTGCCCATTTCCTCTATCAACGCAATGTGCATTATATTGTGCATGAAGGTGAAGTGATCATTGTTGATGAAAACACGGGTCGTACCATGCCTGGTCGTCGTTGGTCAGAAGGTCTACATCAAGCTGTTGAAGCCAAAGAAGCTTTAGAGGTTCAGCCAGAAAACCAAACCTTGGCAACCACCACCTTCCAAAACTATTTCCGCTTGTATCGTAAGCTGTCTGGTATGACGGGAACGGCTGATACCGAAGCTGCGGAAATGAAAGAAATTTATGGTCTAGATGTGGTTCTTATTCCGACCCATCGTCCTATGGTACGCCAAGATCTCAATGACCTGATCTATCTCAACCGCAATGGCAAATACAACGCGATTATTCAAGAGATTCAAAAAATTCACGAACAAGGTGTTGCCCCTATTCTGATTGGTACAGCTACCATTGAAGCCAGTGAAATTTTATCGGAAAAGTTAAAAGCTGCGGGTATTCATCATGAAGTGTTGAATGCCAAACAACATGAGCGCGAAGCCGATATTATTGCACAAGCGGGTTCGCCTATGGCTGTGACCATTGCGACCAATATGGCAGGTCGTGGTACCGATATTCTCTTGGGGGGGAACTGGAAAGCTAAATTAGCTAAGCTAGAGAACCCAACGGCTGCAGATGAAGAAAGCCTAAAAGCAGAATGGGAAAAAAATAATGAAATGGTTCTCAGCTCTGGTGGTTTACACATCATCGGTTCAGAGCGTCATGAATCACGTCGTATCGATAACCAGCTACGTGGTCGTGCTGGTCGTCAGGGTGACCCTGGCGTATCGCGTTTCTTCTTATCTTTAGAAGATGACCTTATGCGCATTTTTGCGGGTGATCGAGTGATTGCCATGATGCGTGCCATGGGCTTGCAAGAAGACGAAGCGATTGAACACAAAATGGTGTCACGTTCGATTGAAAATGCACAACGTAAAGTTGAAGCACGTAACTTTGACATTCGTAAGAATTTGCTTAAATACGACGATGTCAATAACGAACAACGTAAGATTATTTATTCTCAACGAGATGAAATCTTAGAAGAAGCGTCTTTGCAAGATTATCTTGAAGAGATGCATCGTGAAGTTATTCAAGGTTTTATTGCCAACTTTATTCCACCTGAGTCTATTCATGATCAATGGGATATCGCAGGGCTTGAAAATGCATTACGTAGTGATTTCTCGATTGATTTACCGATTGCCGACTGGTTAGAACAAGACCGTCGACTCGATGAAGAAGCGTTGATTCAACGTATTTCAGATGAAGTGGTTGAGCGTTATCGTAGTCGCCGTGAGCAAATGGGTGTCGATACCGCCTGTACCTTAGAACGTCATTATATGTTGGGTGCACTGGATCGTCATTGGAAAGAACATCTTGCGGCGATGGACCATTTGCGTCAGGGAATTCACTTACGGGGTTATGCACAAAAGAATCCTGAGCAAGAGTACAAGAGAGAGGCATTTAACTTATTTGTAAATATGTTAGGTGCAATCAAGTCCGAAGTGGTGATGGACTTATCTAGCTTGCATGTTCCAACAGCGGAAGAACTCGCGGAGATGGAAGCACAACAGCAGGCGCAGCAACAAGCCTTGGCTGAGCAAATGCAGTTATCGACTTATGCGCAACAAGAGCCAGCAGAAAGTACCGATACTGAATCTGTTCAAGCTGTGCAATTTGCAGCACCGGCCAGCCGTAACGCGCCTTGTCCCTGTGGTTCAGGCTTAAAATATAAGCAATGTCATGGTAAGATCTAA
- a CDS encoding alpha-ketoglutarate-dependent dioxygenase AlkB family protein, with amino-acid sequence MPHTLDLFADSTTVIGNAADNYLPCDGEVYYYGKILTASTAAQYLQCLLQQIAWQHDRAVIYGREHITARQVAWYGDQAFSYRYSGTEKVALAWITPLLELKQLVEQQCQSQFNACLLNLYANGSQGMAWHRDAETQLQAGAAIASLSLGAERKFSFKHRLSQQKVDLYLENGSLLLMAGATQQHWLHRLPPSQKISQPRLSLTFRCMRLD; translated from the coding sequence ATGCCACATACATTAGATTTATTTGCTGACAGCACAACGGTGATTGGCAATGCCGCTGATAATTATTTGCCTTGTGATGGTGAAGTATATTATTACGGCAAAATTCTAACCGCATCTACAGCGGCACAGTATTTACAATGTTTATTACAACAGATCGCTTGGCAACATGATCGCGCGGTGATTTATGGGCGTGAGCATATTACCGCTCGGCAAGTGGCGTGGTATGGCGATCAAGCATTTTCCTATCGTTATTCGGGTACCGAAAAAGTTGCCTTGGCATGGATAACGCCGTTATTAGAATTGAAGCAATTGGTAGAACAACAGTGTCAGAGCCAATTTAATGCTTGTTTACTCAATCTGTATGCCAATGGTAGTCAGGGGATGGCATGGCACCGTGATGCTGAAACACAGCTACAAGCTGGGGCAGCAATAGCCAGTCTTAGCTTGGGGGCAGAACGTAAATTTTCTTTTAAACATCGCTTGAGTCAGCAAAAAGTTGATCTGTATCTGGAAAATGGCAGCCTATTGCTGATGGCTGGTGCAACACAGCAACACTGGTTGCATCGTTTGCCTCCCAGTCAAAAAATTAGCCAACCACGATTGAGCCTAACTTTTCGCTGCATGCGGCTCGATTGA
- a CDS encoding bifunctional transcriptional activator/DNA repair enzyme AdaA codes for MSLSSRYQRIAAAICYIQQHYLEQPSLEQIAAHVHLSPPHLQRIFTDWAGISPKKFVQYLSLQHAKTLLQQAPNRSILSTSLATGLSSSSRLHDLFVQIEGMTPAEYKNGGQQLQIDYSVHDSIFGDLLLASTAKGICHMAFLDQPHVEKSHDQDAVASAILLQQFPQAQLRPCYSASQQPVVALFCQDRQLIQDHQQWAKIKLHLKASAFQIKVWESLLRIPMGQLCRYADIAQAIGQPKASRAVGHAIGQNPVAWLIPCHRVIQASGHFGQYRWGATRKQALIAWESAQALSSTQSTAALST; via the coding sequence ATGTCTTTATCTTCTCGTTATCAACGCATTGCTGCGGCAATTTGCTATATACAACAACATTATCTCGAACAACCCAGCTTAGAGCAGATCGCAGCGCATGTGCATTTAAGCCCGCCACATTTGCAGCGAATTTTTACCGATTGGGCGGGTATTAGCCCGAAAAAATTTGTGCAATATTTAAGCCTGCAGCATGCCAAGACTTTATTACAACAGGCTCCCAATCGCTCAATCTTAAGCACCAGTCTGGCAACAGGCTTATCTAGTAGTAGTCGTTTACATGATTTGTTTGTACAGATCGAGGGTATGACGCCTGCTGAATATAAAAATGGCGGCCAACAGTTACAGATCGACTATAGTGTGCATGACAGTATATTTGGCGATTTGTTATTGGCTTCTACCGCCAAAGGCATATGCCATATGGCATTTTTAGACCAGCCGCATGTAGAAAAGTCGCATGACCAAGATGCGGTTGCATCGGCTATTTTATTGCAGCAGTTTCCACAGGCGCAGTTGCGACCATGTTATAGCGCATCGCAGCAGCCTGTGGTGGCATTGTTTTGCCAAGATCGCCAGCTGATACAAGATCATCAGCAATGGGCAAAGATCAAATTGCATTTAAAAGCCAGTGCTTTTCAGATCAAGGTCTGGGAGAGTTTATTGCGTATTCCCATGGGGCAGCTATGTCGTTATGCCGATATCGCACAGGCGATTGGGCAACCCAAAGCCAGTCGTGCGGTCGGGCATGCCATTGGGCAAAATCCAGTAGCATGGTTGATTCCATGTCATCGTGTTATTCAAGCCAGTGGACATTTCGGTCAATACCGTTGGGGAGCAACACGTAAACAAGCCCTCATTGCTTGGGAAAGTGCGCAAGCGCTATCATCGACACAATCAACAGCAGCGTTATCGACCTAA
- the coaBC gene encoding bifunctional phosphopantothenoylcysteine decarboxylase/phosphopantothenate--cysteine ligase CoaBC codes for MSFDLSVMSSKNIIVAVTGGIAAYKSAILVRRLKDYGFNVRVVMTQGAQAFITPLTFQALSGNTVHTELLDTEAESGMGHIELARWADLILVAPASCDTMAKFAAGLADDLLSTLYLASKAPVWVAPAMNQQMWAAKATQRNLNTLVDDGVHVIMPNAGSQACGDTGLGRMPEPEALAAQVQQYFHQAQRAIAEKFGLLAGKRVVITAGPTREAIDPVRYISNHSTGKMGFAIAAACYAAGAQVTLLAGPVSLDTPNGVERINVSSAIQMLEQSLALLDQGCDIFIATAAVADYRVAQVAEHKIKKAGDELDVSLVKNPDIVATIAQQQQRPFMVGFAAETRNIEEYATGKLLVKKLDMIACNDVSRSDIGFASDQNAMTVFFAQQYKLARRELEKAPKQEIAQQLVEAIHDALQHHKTPV; via the coding sequence GTGAGTTTTGATCTCAGCGTGATGTCTAGCAAAAATATTATTGTCGCCGTTACTGGAGGAATTGCCGCCTATAAAAGTGCAATTCTGGTTCGACGTCTTAAAGATTATGGCTTTAATGTGCGTGTGGTGATGACCCAAGGTGCGCAAGCTTTTATTACACCGCTTACTTTTCAGGCATTGTCTGGCAATACGGTGCATACCGAACTCTTAGACACCGAAGCAGAGTCAGGCATGGGGCACATTGAACTGGCACGCTGGGCTGATTTAATCTTAGTCGCGCCTGCTAGCTGTGACACGATGGCTAAATTTGCTGCGGGTTTGGCGGATGATCTCTTGAGTACCTTATATCTGGCTAGCAAAGCACCGGTGTGGGTTGCACCTGCGATGAATCAACAAATGTGGGCTGCCAAAGCAACACAACGTAATCTCAATACCTTGGTCGATGACGGGGTGCATGTGATTATGCCCAATGCTGGTTCACAGGCTTGTGGTGATACTGGGCTCGGGCGTATGCCAGAACCTGAAGCTCTAGCAGCACAAGTACAACAGTATTTTCATCAAGCGCAACGTGCCATTGCGGAAAAATTTGGCCTGTTGGCTGGTAAGCGGGTGGTGATTACCGCTGGACCGACCCGAGAAGCCATTGATCCTGTACGTTATATTTCTAACCACAGTACCGGAAAAATGGGCTTTGCCATTGCCGCGGCTTGCTATGCAGCGGGCGCGCAAGTGACCTTGTTGGCTGGTCCTGTGAGTTTGGATACCCCCAATGGTGTTGAACGCATTAACGTCAGTTCAGCCATACAAATGTTAGAGCAAAGCTTGGCGCTGCTCGATCAGGGCTGTGATATTTTTATCGCAACCGCAGCGGTTGCAGACTATCGGGTGGCACAGGTTGCTGAGCATAAGATCAAAAAAGCCGGTGATGAACTAGATGTTTCATTGGTAAAAAACCCCGATATCGTCGCCACCATTGCCCAGCAACAGCAACGTCCTTTTATGGTGGGATTTGCCGCTGAAACACGCAATATTGAAGAATATGCAACGGGTAAATTGCTGGTAAAAAAACTCGATATGATTGCCTGTAATGATGTCTCCCGCAGTGATATTGGCTTTGCTTCCGATCAAAATGCCATGACGGTGTTTTTTGCGCAGCAATATAAACTGGCACGTCGTGAGCTAGAAAAAGCCCCGAAACAAGAAATTGCTCAGCAGTTGGTCGAAGCCATCCATGACGCTTTGCAACATCATAAGACCCCGGTTTAA
- a CDS encoding bestrophin family protein: MIIQEQHNTLKTLLSWRGTILPKVLPPLGVVMLISAIVGGIEYIDLYRFPELPLVGFTLIGVVLSIFLGFKNSACYDRWWEARRLWGSLIATARHFDRDCRILPQGRRERIIQHVIVFANVLRDRLRHQTANPDALGQTSGMSAQALAQLYQQNNAPQYTLSLMQWELMQALKEGEISDIIYTQMNSYVTDLSLVQTGCDRIATTPLPFAYSVLLNRTVYFFCFMLPFSLGSLLGLATPLLVGILAYTFLGLDALSTEIEEPFGTQSNDLPLDAMVRTIEIELLSTLGKPTPPPILAQDHNLL, translated from the coding sequence ATGATTATTCAAGAACAACACAACACCCTAAAAACCTTGCTGTCATGGCGTGGCACCATATTGCCCAAAGTTCTTCCGCCGCTGGGCGTGGTGATGTTGATCTCCGCCATTGTCGGTGGGATTGAATATATTGACCTCTATCGTTTTCCAGAATTACCCTTAGTGGGCTTTACCCTGATTGGGGTGGTGCTATCAATCTTTTTAGGTTTTAAAAATAGTGCCTGCTATGATCGCTGGTGGGAAGCACGGCGGTTATGGGGATCGCTCATTGCTACAGCACGACACTTTGACCGAGATTGCCGCATCTTGCCGCAAGGGCGCCGCGAACGTATTATTCAGCATGTGATTGTCTTTGCCAATGTACTTCGTGATCGCTTACGTCATCAAACCGCCAACCCCGATGCCTTGGGGCAAACCAGTGGCATGTCTGCACAAGCTTTAGCACAGCTTTATCAACAAAATAATGCTCCCCAATATACCTTGAGCCTGATGCAATGGGAGCTGATGCAAGCCCTGAAGGAAGGCGAGATTAGCGATATTATCTATACGCAAATGAATAGTTATGTCACCGATTTAAGCTTGGTACAAACCGGATGTGACCGTATTGCCACCACACCGCTCCCCTTTGCCTATTCTGTTCTGCTCAATCGGACCGTTTATTTTTTCTGTTTTATGTTGCCTTTTAGTCTAGGTTCCTTACTTGGTCTGGCCACACCATTATTGGTGGGGATCTTGGCGTATACCTTTTTGGGGCTCGATGCCTTGAGCACGGAAATTGAAGAACCTTTTGGCACACAAAGCAATGACCTACCGTTGGATGCCATGGTGCGTACCATCGAAATTGAACTGTTAAGCACCTTGGGTAAACCGACACCACCACCAATCTTGGCACAAGACCACAATTTACTCTAA
- a CDS encoding PHP domain-containing protein yields the protein MIGVDLHTHSNISDGSYTPAQLVQAAHDKGIHTLALTDHDSMDGLVLAQQAAQDFPIKIISGVEISSQWSRPSTQKQHGVHIVALDMQQPEPLLQLLAQQKTIRADRAVEICQLLAKILAQDFYPLVLNKVDQHPDRITRSHIASVLVEQGIVKRPQQAFDHYLKEGKKAFVRFQGVDLATSIATIHASQGFAVLAHPTRYNMSATNVRFMLELFAQLGGDAVELPAKHEPPATRQMIDRLIAQHQLKVSVGSDFHGDYMPWIQLGNVPTAKAEQYGIWQDFAI from the coding sequence ATGATTGGTGTCGATTTACATACACACAGCAATATCTCCGATGGGAGTTACACGCCAGCCCAGTTGGTGCAGGCTGCACATGACAAAGGCATACATACCTTAGCTTTGACCGATCATGACAGCATGGACGGGCTGGTTTTAGCACAGCAAGCCGCACAAGATTTTCCTATAAAAATTATTTCAGGTGTAGAAATTTCTAGTCAATGGTCACGCCCAAGTACCCAAAAACAGCATGGGGTGCATATCGTGGCATTGGATATGCAGCAACCTGAACCGCTATTACAGCTCTTGGCACAACAAAAAACCATCCGTGCCGATCGTGCTGTAGAGATTTGTCAGTTATTGGCAAAAATATTAGCGCAAGATTTTTATCCTTTGGTACTAAACAAAGTTGATCAGCATCCAGATCGTATTACCCGCAGTCATATTGCCAGTGTTCTGGTGGAGCAAGGCATAGTCAAACGACCACAGCAAGCTTTTGACCATTATCTTAAAGAAGGTAAAAAAGCCTTTGTGCGCTTTCAGGGCGTTGACTTAGCGACCAGCATTGCCACCATTCATGCCAGTCAGGGCTTTGCCGTGCTGGCACATCCTACACGTTATAATATGTCTGCAACCAATGTACGCTTTATGCTGGAATTGTTTGCCCAGCTGGGTGGCGATGCCGTGGAGTTGCCTGCCAAACATGAGCCACCGGCTACTCGGCAGATGATCGATCGGCTGATCGCACAGCACCAGCTCAAAGTCTCTGTGGGAAGTGATTTTCATGGCGATTATATGCCATGGATTCAGCTGGGCAATGTTCCCACTGCCAAAGCAGAACAGTATGGCATCTGGCAAGACTTTGCCATTTAG
- a CDS encoding inner membrane-spanning protein YciB encodes MKALFDYLPIIIFFYFYKTTDPKDNHHPLLELIGSSGNLDQNHILVATCALIISTLVVYGVLFFAQKFRLEKMQWFIVVMSLIFGGITLVFSDVTYIKLKAVILNIGIGFGFLVTPLFNKARMPIIQKLLGSMLELSQKGWQRLNLAWCGQFFLLAALHYFFGFLYKGGVYWGEFTAFGDIIVSLTYLAVILFCLRRHFKTTDQG; translated from the coding sequence ATGAAAGCGCTGTTTGATTATCTACCCATTATAATTTTCTTCTATTTTTATAAAACTACCGACCCCAAAGACAACCATCATCCCTTACTCGAGCTGATTGGCAGCAGTGGTAATTTAGATCAGAACCATATTTTAGTTGCTACCTGTGCACTGATTATCTCGACCCTTGTGGTGTATGGCGTATTGTTTTTTGCACAAAAATTTAGACTCGAAAAAATGCAATGGTTCATCGTGGTGATGTCATTGATATTTGGTGGAATTACCCTTGTCTTTAGCGATGTAACCTATATCAAACTCAAAGCAGTGATTTTAAATATCGGGATTGGTTTTGGTTTTCTGGTGACGCCACTATTTAACAAAGCGCGTATGCCGATTATTCAAAAATTATTGGGTTCAATGTTAGAGCTGAGCCAAAAAGGTTGGCAACGTTTAAATCTAGCATGGTGCGGACAGTTCTTTTTATTGGCAGCTTTACATTATTTCTTTGGCTTCCTGTATAAAGGCGGCGTGTATTGGGGTGAATTCACCGCCTTTGGTGACATTATCGTATCGCTCACTTATCTTGCTGTTATACTATTTTGTCTACGCCGTCATTTTAAAACTACCGATCAAGGATAA
- a CDS encoding YciI family protein codes for MSFFVITCQDHENVLEKRLAVRPKHLARLEALAAEGRVLAAGAMPKDPSNPQAGFYGSTLILDFASREALDLWLKDEPFIQEGVYAHIDIKPFNKAFPQG; via the coding sequence ATGTCATTCTTTGTGATTACTTGCCAAGACCATGAAAACGTTCTAGAAAAACGCCTTGCTGTACGCCCAAAACATTTAGCTCGCCTAGAGGCATTGGCGGCTGAAGGACGGGTACTGGCAGCGGGTGCAATGCCCAAAGACCCCAGCAATCCACAAGCTGGTTTTTATGGCAGTACCCTGATTTTAGACTTTGCAAGCCGTGAAGCGCTTGATCTTTGGCTAAAGGATGAACCCTTTATTCAAGAAGGGGTTTATGCCCATATTGATATCAAACCATTCAATAAAGCATTTCCTCAAGGATAA
- the mnmC gene encoding FAD-dependent 5-carboxymethylaminomethyl-2-thiouridine(34) oxidoreductase MnmC has product MSHPIQCAELTWQTVDGIDIPISKQFGDVYFSKDNGLLETRHVFLAGNDLTERLSQLQDGEYFNVGETGFGTGLNILALWQLWQQHRPNNRSHLHAVSVEKYPLTREDLIHALAAWPELAPLAAQLIAQYPLPIAGCHRLHFPAQRFSLDLWLGDAQDIFPNMVKTGQIHAWFLDGFAPSCNPDMWQQQVLDHIIRLSGVGTSFASFSVAGVLKRGLKQHGIQISRPRGFGHKREMLKGIWPADPSPSSITESHTENRNATTIPVTAPTSTPAQRRIAVIGAGIAGLSCAWALAQRGHQVEIFDQSAPLAGASGNPLALLNPKLCPIEQSAEHLMTLAWQYALKHYANFTAFRAIGVRQLPPTGQKSVHGQASEQLLALVQQYPQGLLHQHPAHTAPDYSEHPALELRQAGVVTPQQLAEQILAHPHIQWQRQQITALQSSAQAVSLWAGTQVLATVDQVVICASINSADLHPQIKALKPIRGQVSYFAQTKPILPLDIAYSYGGYAMALDQQQMIIGASFHPNRADDAVLLSDHQHNAQLLQQALPQLAAQLPALSTWQGRASVRAQSPDYFPLLGKVDENAEIYCLTGLGSKGFLFAPLCSEVLAAIMCQQCCPIPEKLFAKLSVQRFHKKPKPKKAYYPAAHTHIDETSQQTKQQ; this is encoded by the coding sequence GTGTCACATCCCATTCAATGTGCCGAATTAACATGGCAAACGGTCGACGGTATCGATATTCCTATCTCCAAACAATTTGGCGATGTTTATTTCTCTAAAGACAATGGCTTGCTCGAAACTCGCCATGTATTTTTGGCGGGCAACGACCTCACAGAACGCCTCAGCCAATTGCAAGATGGTGAATACTTTAATGTCGGTGAAACTGGTTTTGGAACCGGTTTAAATATCTTAGCCTTGTGGCAACTCTGGCAGCAGCACCGTCCCAACAATCGCAGTCATTTACATGCGGTCAGTGTCGAAAAATATCCCTTAACCCGTGAAGATTTGATTCATGCCTTGGCCGCCTGGCCAGAACTCGCTCCGCTAGCAGCACAATTGATCGCACAATATCCCTTGCCCATTGCTGGTTGTCATCGTCTACATTTTCCAGCACAACGCTTTTCACTGGACTTATGGTTGGGTGATGCACAAGATATTTTTCCCAATATGGTCAAAACTGGGCAAATCCATGCTTGGTTTCTGGATGGCTTTGCCCCGTCTTGTAATCCTGATATGTGGCAGCAACAAGTGCTCGATCACATCATTCGGCTATCTGGCGTCGGTACAAGCTTTGCGTCGTTTAGCGTTGCCGGTGTACTCAAACGCGGGCTAAAACAACATGGCATTCAAATCAGTCGCCCACGTGGCTTTGGGCATAAACGTGAAATGCTCAAGGGTATTTGGCCAGCAGATCCGTCGCCGTCCTCCATAACTGAAAGCCATACAGAAAACCGCAATGCCACCACAATACCAGTCACTGCCCCGACCAGCACACCAGCACAACGGCGTATTGCGGTCATCGGTGCGGGTATTGCCGGGTTGAGCTGTGCCTGGGCCTTGGCACAACGCGGACATCAGGTTGAAATTTTTGATCAAAGCGCACCGTTGGCCGGTGCATCCGGCAACCCACTGGCATTGCTCAATCCCAAGCTATGTCCGATTGAACAAAGTGCCGAGCACCTAATGACTTTGGCATGGCAATATGCCTTAAAGCACTATGCCAATTTTACTGCTTTTCGCGCCATTGGCGTCAGACAGCTGCCACCGACTGGGCAAAAATCTGTACACGGTCAGGCAAGCGAACAACTTTTAGCTTTGGTACAGCAATATCCGCAAGGGCTGTTACACCAACATCCCGCACATACGGCACCGGATTATAGCGAACATCCAGCGTTGGAACTGCGCCAAGCGGGTGTGGTAACCCCACAGCAGCTCGCCGAGCAAATTTTGGCACATCCACACATTCAATGGCAGCGCCAGCAAATCACTGCGCTACAATCCTCAGCGCAGGCTGTGAGCCTCTGGGCAGGGACCCAAGTGCTTGCTACGGTCGATCAAGTGGTGATTTGTGCCAGCATCAACAGTGCAGACTTACACCCTCAGATCAAAGCATTAAAACCAATCCGTGGACAAGTCAGTTATTTTGCCCAAACCAAGCCAATACTTCCTTTAGACATCGCCTATAGTTATGGCGGTTATGCCATGGCACTTGATCAACAACAGATGATTATCGGTGCATCCTTCCACCCCAACCGTGCCGATGATGCGGTGTTACTCAGCGATCATCAACACAATGCCCAACTGTTACAGCAGGCACTCCCCCAGCTTGCAGCGCAACTGCCAGCACTATCGACTTGGCAAGGACGGGCATCTGTGCGCGCACAAAGCCCTGACTATTTCCCCCTCTTGGGTAAAGTCGATGAAAATGCTGAAATTTATTGTTTAACTGGGCTGGGTTCTAAGGGTTTTCTCTTTGCACCCCTCTGTAGTGAGGTCTTGGCTGCCATCATGTGTCAACAATGCTGTCCAATTCCGGAAAAACTCTTTGCAAAACTGTCGGTACAGCGCTTTCACAAAAAGCCCAAACCGAAAAAAGCATATTATCCAGCAGCACATACCCACATAGATGAAACATCCCAGCAAACGAAACAGCAATGA